A window of Pseudomonas mucidolens contains these coding sequences:
- a CDS encoding homocysteine S-methyltransferase family protein, giving the protein MGSANTVILDGGMGRELQRRGAPFRQPEWSALALSEAPQAVEAVHAAYIQSGANVITSNSYAVVPFHIGEARFAAEGQALAALAGELARRAVEASGKAVRVAGSLPPLFGSYRPDLFEAQRVSQLLTPLVRGLAPHVDVWLAETQSSIVEARAIHAGLPQDGKPFWLSFTLKDEDTDEVPRLRSGEPVADAAEAAAQLGVQVLLFNCSQPEVIGAAIDAARQTFERLGVTIHIGAYANAFPPQPKEATANDGLDPLREDLDPPGYLHWAADWQARGASHLGGCCGIGPEHIALLAQSLRGA; this is encoded by the coding sequence ATGGGCTCAGCAAACACAGTAATTCTCGATGGCGGCATGGGCCGTGAACTGCAACGTCGCGGTGCGCCATTCCGGCAGCCGGAATGGTCGGCTCTGGCCTTGAGCGAAGCCCCGCAGGCGGTGGAAGCGGTGCATGCGGCTTATATCCAGAGTGGCGCCAACGTGATTACCAGCAACAGTTACGCGGTGGTGCCGTTTCATATCGGTGAAGCGCGGTTTGCGGCCGAAGGCCAAGCCCTGGCGGCGTTGGCGGGTGAGTTGGCGCGACGCGCGGTGGAGGCTTCAGGCAAGGCTGTGCGCGTGGCCGGTTCGCTACCGCCGCTGTTTGGCTCTTACCGTCCCGACCTGTTTGAAGCGCAGCGCGTTTCGCAATTGCTGACGCCGCTGGTGCGGGGGCTGGCGCCACATGTCGATGTGTGGCTGGCGGAAACCCAGAGTTCGATCGTCGAAGCGCGGGCGATTCATGCCGGTTTGCCCCAGGACGGCAAGCCGTTCTGGCTGTCGTTCACCTTGAAAGATGAAGACACCGACGAAGTGCCGCGCTTGCGTTCCGGTGAGCCTGTGGCGGACGCAGCGGAGGCGGCGGCGCAGTTGGGTGTGCAGGTGCTGCTGTTCAATTGCAGCCAGCCGGAAGTGATCGGCGCGGCGATCGACGCTGCGCGCCAAACCTTCGAGCGGCTGGGCGTGACGATTCACATCGGCGCCTACGCCAACGCCTTCCCGCCGCAGCCTAAGGAAGCCACGGCCAACGACGGCCTGGACCCGCTGCGCGAAGACCTTGACCCGCCGGGCTACCTGCACTGGGCGGCCGATTGGCAGGCGCGCGGTGCCAGCCATTTAGGTGGCTGCTGCGGGATCGGGCCGGAGCATATTGCGCTGTTGGCGCAGAGTCTTCGCGGCGCCTAG
- a CDS encoding GNAT family N-acetyltransferase: protein MSTSLADWKGVPAPTVQLIEGRFIRLEKLDPFRHGDGLWQALEGPGADPKLWDYLPYGPFSERAAFDAWLNNHAAHSDPYFFSVIDRASGEVQGILSLMSIVPAQGRIEIGHVTFGAPMQRSPKSTEAIYLLAKYAFEQGYRRLEWKCNNANARSRYAAERLGFSVEGVFRQHMVVKGQNRDTAWYSIIDSEWPVIEAGFEAWLSAENQHGDRQVRSLAQCRA from the coding sequence ATGTCGACATCGCTGGCAGATTGGAAAGGCGTCCCGGCGCCCACCGTGCAACTGATTGAAGGGCGCTTCATCCGCCTCGAAAAACTCGACCCGTTCCGCCACGGCGACGGCTTGTGGCAAGCCCTCGAAGGCCCGGGCGCCGATCCCAAGCTGTGGGACTATTTGCCCTATGGCCCGTTTTCCGAGCGCGCCGCTTTCGACGCGTGGTTGAACAATCACGCGGCCCACAGCGACCCGTATTTTTTCAGCGTTATCGATCGCGCCAGTGGTGAGGTGCAGGGCATTCTCAGCCTGATGTCGATCGTCCCGGCACAGGGCCGTATCGAGATCGGCCACGTCACCTTCGGTGCGCCGATGCAGCGTTCACCGAAAAGCACAGAAGCCATTTACCTGCTGGCCAAATACGCTTTCGAACAAGGCTACCGTCGCCTGGAATGGAAGTGCAACAACGCCAACGCCCGCTCCAGATACGCCGCCGAGCGGTTGGGGTTCAGCGTTGAAGGGGTGTTTCGCCAGCACATGGTGGTCAAGGGCCAAAACCGCGATACCGCGTGGTACTCGATTATCGACTCGGAGTGGCCGGTGATCGAGGCAGGGTTCGAGGCGTGGTTGTCAGCGGAAAATCAGCACGGCGACCGACAGGTGAGAAGCCTGGCGCAATGCCGGGCCTGA
- a CDS encoding GNAT family N-acetyltransferase, whose product MNPIDIRPVTAADHAAWLPLWQAYLRFYNTELPDAVSASTWQRMLDASEPTHSALAWQDGKAVGMVNFIYHRSNWSIERSCYLQDLFVGQDQRGTGIGRQLIEFVYATAKADGCCKVHWLTHESNATAIQLYERIAERPGLIQFRKGL is encoded by the coding sequence ATGAACCCGATCGACATTCGTCCGGTAACCGCCGCCGACCACGCTGCCTGGCTGCCCTTGTGGCAGGCGTACCTGCGCTTTTACAACACCGAACTGCCCGATGCCGTCAGCGCCAGCACCTGGCAGCGGATGCTCGACGCCAGCGAGCCCACTCACTCGGCCCTGGCCTGGCAGGACGGTAAAGCGGTGGGCATGGTCAATTTCATCTATCACCGCTCCAACTGGAGCATCGAGCGTTCCTGCTACCTGCAAGACCTGTTTGTGGGTCAGGACCAACGAGGCACCGGTATCGGCCGCCAACTGATCGAATTTGTCTACGCCACTGCTAAGGCCGACGGTTGCTGCAAAGTCCATTGGTTGACCCACGAAAGCAACGCCACCGCCATTCAACTCTACGAACGCATTGCCGAACGACCTGGCTTGATCCAGTTTCGCAAAGGTCTTTAA
- a CDS encoding FMN-binding negative transcriptional regulator, which produces MYTPRAFAFDDLPQIQQLIQHTRLAQLVTFGEQGLQASHLPLLLNPDEGPNGTLYGHMAKANHQWQDLQNGGEALVIFAGAEAYISPAFYPAKAEHGKVVPTWNYLAVHAYGQAEVFTDAERLLELVSALTQRHETERAQPWAVSDAPADYIEGMLKAIVGFALPIKRLEGKRKLSQNRSAADIAGVREGLAASPDVRDQILAHLIPKEPA; this is translated from the coding sequence ATGTACACACCCCGCGCTTTTGCCTTCGACGATTTGCCCCAGATCCAGCAATTGATCCAGCACACGCGCCTGGCGCAATTAGTGACCTTTGGCGAGCAAGGCCTGCAAGCCAGCCACTTGCCGCTGTTGCTCAACCCCGATGAAGGCCCCAACGGCACGCTTTACGGCCACATGGCCAAGGCCAATCACCAATGGCAGGACTTGCAAAACGGCGGCGAGGCGCTGGTGATTTTTGCTGGCGCCGAGGCGTATATCAGCCCGGCGTTTTACCCGGCCAAAGCTGAACACGGCAAAGTGGTGCCAACCTGGAACTATCTCGCGGTCCACGCTTACGGCCAGGCCGAGGTGTTTACCGACGCCGAGCGCCTGCTTGAGCTGGTCAGCGCCCTGACCCAGCGTCACGAAACCGAGCGCGCCCAACCATGGGCCGTCAGCGACGCCCCGGCCGACTACATTGAAGGCATGCTCAAGGCGATTGTCGGCTTTGCCCTGCCGATCAAGCGCTTGGAGGGCAAGCGCAAACTGAGCCAGAACCGTAGCGCAGCAGACATCGCCGGCGTGCGCGAAGGGCTGGCCGCCAGTCCCGACGTACGCGACCAGATCCTCGCGCACCTGATTCCCAAGGAGCCCGCATGA
- a CDS encoding PLP-dependent aminotransferase family protein, protein MPSAPPLSFNPAGIELDRRLGLTRQLYQALRQRVLDGRLVGGTRLPASRDLATALSISRNSVVRAYDQLYAEGFIEGRVGDGTYVAQLPTTEGAAKKLSTKPSTGFSTGLSPALSTDRLNLPDDSSRKVIHSPALDRLQGNHLPLPPAGPPRAFRVGVPAFDLFPFDVWAKLNAAFWRKPDLQQLCYGHPAGDERLRGLIAAYLRSSRGLQCTAEQIVITSGAQQAISLCAQLLVAPGDRVAIEDPGYRAAGHAFAIAGASLHGVAVDSEGIDCAALNALKECRLVYVTPSHQYPTGVVMSLARRLELLAWAERSDGWIIEDDYDGEYRYSGAPLAPLAALDRSGRVVYIGTFGKVAFPALRLGYLVLPPGYVEAFTRRRAVDVRHSEVSTQAVMAEFMAAGHFQRHIRRMRRAALSRRNALLAGWPANVPGVGCVPSVAAGLHLTVRVDSLAREQELLAQARATQVEVTGLSSYWLADSSTPPDQRAGLVLGFAAVPEVAIAEALLRLRTAWLAR, encoded by the coding sequence ATGCCGTCAGCGCCGCCGCTGTCGTTCAACCCCGCTGGAATCGAGCTGGATCGGCGCCTGGGGCTGACGCGCCAGTTGTATCAGGCATTGCGCCAACGGGTGTTGGACGGGCGCTTGGTCGGTGGCACGCGGTTGCCGGCGAGTCGGGATTTGGCGACGGCCTTGTCGATCTCTCGCAACAGTGTGGTCAGGGCCTACGATCAGCTCTACGCCGAAGGCTTCATCGAAGGCCGGGTCGGCGACGGCACTTACGTCGCGCAGTTGCCGACAACCGAAGGCGCTGCAAAAAAACTATCCACAAAACCATCCACAGGGTTTTCAACAGGCTTATCCCCAGCCTTATCCACAGATCGACTGAATTTGCCGGATGATTCGAGCCGAAAAGTTATTCACAGCCCGGCCTTGGATCGCTTGCAAGGTAATCATTTACCACTGCCACCTGCCGGGCCGCCACGGGCTTTTCGGGTCGGTGTACCGGCCTTCGATCTGTTCCCGTTTGACGTTTGGGCCAAGCTGAATGCGGCTTTCTGGCGCAAGCCGGATCTGCAACAGCTGTGTTATGGCCACCCGGCGGGTGATGAGCGTTTGCGGGGATTGATCGCTGCCTATCTGCGCAGCTCGCGGGGCCTGCAGTGCACGGCTGAACAAATAGTGATCACCAGCGGCGCACAGCAGGCAATCAGCCTTTGTGCACAGTTGCTGGTGGCGCCTGGAGACCGTGTGGCAATTGAAGATCCGGGCTATCGGGCGGCCGGGCATGCGTTCGCAATTGCCGGCGCAAGCCTCCACGGCGTGGCCGTGGACAGTGAAGGCATCGACTGCGCTGCCCTCAATGCGCTCAAGGAGTGCCGGCTGGTTTATGTCACGCCGTCGCATCAATACCCGACAGGCGTGGTCATGAGCCTGGCCCGGCGCCTGGAGTTGCTGGCCTGGGCCGAACGCAGCGACGGTTGGATCATCGAGGATGACTACGACGGCGAGTACCGTTACAGCGGCGCGCCCCTGGCGCCTTTGGCGGCGCTGGACCGCAGTGGTCGGGTGGTGTACATCGGCACGTTTGGCAAGGTGGCCTTTCCCGCGCTACGCCTCGGTTACCTGGTATTGCCGCCGGGATATGTGGAAGCATTCACCCGGCGCCGCGCCGTGGATGTTCGGCATTCGGAGGTCAGCACCCAGGCGGTGATGGCGGAATTTATGGCCGCCGGGCATTTCCAGCGCCACATCCGGCGCATGCGCCGTGCCGCGTTGAGTCGGCGCAATGCCTTGCTGGCCGGCTGGCCCGCGAATGTACCCGGCGTGGGCTGCGTGCCCAGCGTCGCGGCGGGGTTGCACCTCACGGTACGCGTGGACAGCCTGGCCCGTGAGCAGGAATTGCTGGCCCAGGCCCGGGCGACGCAGGTCGAGGTCACGGGGTTGAGTAGCTATTGGCTAGCGGATTCCAGCACCCCGCCGGATCAGCGTGCCGGCCTGGTGCTGGGGTTTGCGGCGGTGCCGGAAGTCGCCATCGCCGAGGCATTGCTACGTTTGCGCACGGCGTGGCTGGCGCGATAA
- a CDS encoding polyamine ABC transporter substrate-binding protein has product MNRLKSLVLCAALVTGIAHAEENTLRVYNWFDYITPKALDDFKTQNPAIKLVYDIFDTNEALEAKLLTGNSGYDVVVPSNVFLAKQIEAGVFQPLDRSQLPNWHHLDPKLMQLIEANDPENKFAVPYMYGTILIGFNPEKVKAALGADAPVDSWDLIFKQENISKLKQCGVTLLDSPSEMLPLALQHLGLDPNSNNPKDYLKAEALLMKIRPYITYFHSSKYMADIANGDICVAVGYSGSFSQAANRAKEARNGVTVDMRLPREGAPIWFDMLAIPKGAKNPQAAYTFINYLLQPSVIAPISDFVGYPNPNKDATEQVAPAIRNNPNLYPTAAAMTTLYTLKPLDAKVERFRTRAWTKIKSGT; this is encoded by the coding sequence ATGAACAGGCTCAAATCGCTGGTCCTGTGTGCCGCCCTCGTGACTGGCATCGCACACGCTGAAGAGAATACTTTGCGAGTCTACAACTGGTTCGACTACATCACGCCCAAGGCGCTGGATGACTTCAAGACGCAAAACCCCGCGATCAAACTGGTCTACGATATTTTCGACACCAATGAAGCCCTGGAAGCCAAGCTACTGACGGGCAACTCCGGCTATGACGTCGTGGTGCCGTCGAATGTGTTCCTCGCCAAGCAGATCGAGGCCGGCGTATTCCAGCCCCTGGACCGCAGCCAGTTACCGAACTGGCATCACCTTGATCCCAAGCTGATGCAGTTGATCGAAGCCAACGATCCAGAGAACAAGTTCGCTGTGCCCTACATGTACGGCACCATCCTCATCGGCTTCAACCCGGAAAAGGTCAAGGCCGCGCTGGGTGCCGACGCGCCGGTGGACAGCTGGGACCTGATCTTCAAGCAAGAGAACATCAGCAAGCTCAAGCAATGCGGGGTCACCCTGCTGGACTCACCGTCCGAAATGCTGCCGCTGGCCCTGCAACACCTAGGCCTGGATCCCAACAGCAACAACCCAAAGGATTACCTCAAGGCCGAAGCGCTGCTGATGAAGATCCGTCCGTACATCACCTACTTCCATTCCTCCAAGTACATGGCCGACATCGCCAACGGCGACATCTGCGTCGCCGTCGGTTATTCCGGCAGCTTCTCCCAAGCCGCCAACCGCGCCAAGGAAGCCAGGAACGGCGTGACCGTGGACATGCGCCTGCCCAGGGAAGGCGCGCCGATCTGGTTCGACATGCTCGCCATTCCCAAGGGCGCCAAGAACCCGCAGGCCGCCTATACCTTCATCAATTATTTGCTGCAACCGAGCGTCATTGCGCCGATCAGTGATTTCGTCGGTTATCCCAACCCCAACAAGGACGCAACCGAACAGGTTGCCCCCGCGATCCGCAACAATCCCAACCTGTACCCGACCGCAGCGGCGATGACCACGCTGTATACCTTGAAACCCTTGGACGCCAAGGTCGAGCGTTTCCGCACCCGCGCCTGGACCAAGATCAAGTCCGGAACCTGA
- a CDS encoding histone deacetylase family protein codes for MLTIYSDDHHLHHGRCELMDGQLMPCFEMPSRADHVLQRVKECGLGPVHAPQDFGLAPLQRIHSRAYLDFFKGAWQRWTAFNQQGDLLPYTWPARTLRRVLPTSLHGQLGYYSFDGGAPITAGTWQAAYSAAQVALTAQQAIQQGAHSAFALCRPPGHHAASDLMGGYCYLNNAAIAAQAFLDQGHKQVAILDVDYHHGNGTQSIFYARSDVLFTSIHGHPEAEFPFFLGYADERGEDAGEGFNFNYPLPAGTDWSRWSAALEDACNEIERYGAEVIVVSLGVDTFKEDPISQFKLDSPDYLMMGQRIAQLGKPTLFVMEGGYAVEEIGINAVNVLEGFEQESSR; via the coding sequence ATGCTGACGATCTACTCGGACGATCACCACCTGCACCACGGCCGTTGCGAATTGATGGACGGGCAACTGATGCCGTGTTTTGAAATGCCCTCCCGCGCCGACCATGTGTTGCAACGCGTGAAGGAGTGCGGACTGGGTCCGGTACATGCGCCTCAAGATTTTGGTCTCGCGCCGCTGCAACGTATCCACAGCCGCGCTTACCTGGACTTCTTCAAAGGTGCCTGGCAACGCTGGACCGCCTTCAACCAGCAGGGCGACCTGCTGCCCTACACCTGGCCGGCCCGGACCCTGCGTCGGGTCTTGCCCACCAGCCTGCACGGCCAATTGGGCTACTACAGCTTCGACGGCGGCGCGCCTATCACCGCCGGTACCTGGCAAGCCGCCTATAGCGCCGCCCAGGTCGCATTGACCGCCCAGCAGGCGATCCAACAGGGCGCACACAGTGCCTTCGCGCTGTGTCGACCGCCGGGACATCATGCCGCCAGCGACCTGATGGGCGGTTACTGCTACCTCAACAACGCCGCCATCGCCGCGCAGGCCTTTCTCGACCAGGGCCATAAACAGGTCGCGATCCTGGACGTCGACTATCACCACGGCAACGGCACGCAATCGATCTTTTATGCGCGCAGCGACGTGCTGTTTACCTCGATCCACGGGCATCCGGAGGCTGAGTTTCCGTTCTTCCTGGGCTATGCCGATGAGCGGGGCGAGGACGCGGGAGAAGGTTTCAACTTCAACTATCCGCTGCCGGCCGGCACCGACTGGAGCCGTTGGAGTGCAGCACTGGAGGACGCCTGCAACGAAATCGAGCGTTACGGCGCCGAGGTCATCGTGGTCTCTCTCGGTGTGGATACGTTCAAGGAGGATCCGATCTCGCAGTTCAAGCTCGACAGCCCGGATTACCTGATGATGGGCCAACGTATCGCGCAACTTGGCAAGCCCACGCTGTTCGTCATGGAAGGCGGTTATGCCGTGGAAGAAATCGGCATCAATGCCGTCAACGTCCTCGAAGGCTTCGAACAGGAGTCAAGCCGATGA
- a CDS encoding AraC family transcriptional regulator, with the protein MLHSHLTTLNAVSLVLNTFKGEGLPPEDLLAGSGICTADLSRPDARITTNQEMRVCANAVALRGDIGLDLGRQMHVSSYGMLGYALLTSATFGDALRLALRYPALLGTLFALRLQEDGERIWFSASDYREMPAMAIFNVELCLASLKVICDDLLGQPLPLLGARFEYPAPDYRARYAERFDCPLHFEAGNNAFAFDKRWMDQPLPLADAITHQTMAERCRKQNLEFTGRQAWLGRIRQLLAAQLSAAPGIEGLAEQMNCSARTLRRHLRDLGCSYQELLDELRFERAKQLLGEGQLPIYRIAEQLGFSETASFRHAFVRWSGVAPSAFRT; encoded by the coding sequence ATGCTGCACTCCCACCTCACCACCCTCAACGCCGTCTCCCTGGTGCTCAATACCTTCAAGGGCGAAGGCCTGCCGCCTGAAGACCTGCTCGCCGGCAGCGGTATCTGCACGGCGGACTTGAGCCGTCCCGACGCCCGCATCACCACCAATCAGGAAATGCGCGTCTGCGCCAATGCCGTGGCGTTGCGAGGGGATATCGGCCTGGACCTCGGCCGGCAGATGCACGTTTCGTCCTACGGCATGCTCGGTTATGCGCTGCTCACCAGTGCCACCTTTGGTGACGCCTTGCGCCTGGCGTTGCGCTATCCGGCGCTGCTGGGAACACTTTTCGCGCTGCGCCTGCAAGAAGACGGCGAGCGCATCTGGTTCAGCGCCAGCGATTACCGGGAAATGCCGGCCATGGCGATATTCAACGTCGAGCTGTGCCTGGCCTCGCTGAAAGTCATCTGTGACGACCTGCTCGGCCAGCCGCTGCCGTTGCTGGGCGCGCGTTTTGAATACCCCGCCCCGGATTATCGTGCGCGGTATGCGGAACGCTTCGACTGCCCGCTGCACTTCGAGGCTGGCAACAACGCCTTTGCCTTCGACAAACGCTGGATGGATCAGCCGCTGCCCCTGGCCGATGCCATCACCCACCAGACCATGGCCGAACGCTGCCGCAAGCAGAACCTGGAGTTCACCGGGCGTCAGGCCTGGCTGGGCAGAATCCGGCAATTGCTCGCGGCCCAGCTCAGCGCCGCACCCGGCATTGAAGGCCTGGCCGAACAGATGAACTGTTCGGCCCGCACCCTGCGCCGTCACCTGCGTGATCTGGGTTGCAGCTACCAGGAACTGCTCGACGAGCTGCGCTTTGAACGTGCCAAGCAGTTGCTGGGGGAAGGTCAACTGCCGATCTACCGTATCGCCGAGCAATTGGGCTTCAGCGAAACGGCCAGCTTCCGCCATGCATTTGTGCGCTGGAGCGGTGTTGCACCGAGCGCGTTTCGCACTTGA
- a CDS encoding asparaginase: MAPANNIMVLYTGGTIGMQASANGLAPASGFEARMSEYLAGQPQLTVPAWRFREMAPLIDSANMTPDYWQRLRVAVIEAVDDGCDGVLILHGTDTLAYSAAAMSFQLLGLSAPVLFTGSMLPAGVPDSDAWENVSGALVALGEGLAAGVHLYFHGALMAPTRCAKIRSFGRHPFAALQRTGGVAKADSIPQTLGFRHAKAVANVGVLPLVPGIGAAQLDAMVNSGIQALVLECFGSGTGPSDNPEFLASLQRAQDQGVVVVALTQCHEGGVDLDVYEAGSRLRGVGVLSGGGMTREAAFGKLNALLGAGLDTREVRRLVELDLCGELR, from the coding sequence ATGGCCCCAGCAAATAACATCATGGTGCTCTACACCGGTGGCACCATCGGCATGCAGGCCAGTGCCAATGGCCTGGCCCCGGCCTCGGGGTTCGAAGCCCGGATGAGCGAGTACCTCGCCGGACAACCCCAACTCACTGTACCCGCATGGCGCTTCCGGGAAATGGCGCCGCTGATCGACAGCGCCAACATGACCCCGGATTACTGGCAGCGTTTGCGCGTGGCCGTGATCGAAGCGGTGGACGACGGTTGCGACGGCGTGCTGATTCTGCATGGCACCGACACCTTGGCCTACAGTGCGGCGGCCATGAGCTTCCAGCTGTTGGGGCTGTCCGCGCCGGTGCTGTTCACCGGCTCCATGTTGCCCGCCGGCGTGCCGGACAGCGATGCCTGGGAAAATGTCAGCGGTGCGCTGGTAGCGTTGGGCGAAGGCCTCGCGGCGGGTGTGCACCTGTACTTTCACGGCGCACTGATGGCGCCAACCCGTTGCGCAAAGATTCGCAGCTTTGGCCGGCATCCGTTTGCCGCGTTGCAACGCACCGGCGGGGTCGCCAAGGCCGATTCGATCCCGCAGACACTGGGCTTTCGTCACGCCAAGGCAGTGGCGAACGTCGGCGTCTTGCCACTGGTGCCGGGCATTGGCGCGGCGCAACTGGACGCAATGGTCAACAGCGGCATCCAGGCATTGGTGTTGGAGTGCTTCGGCAGCGGCACCGGGCCGAGCGACAACCCCGAGTTCCTCGCCAGCCTTCAGCGCGCACAGGATCAGGGCGTCGTCGTCGTCGCCCTCACCCAATGCCATGAAGGTGGCGTGGACCTGGACGTCTACGAAGCCGGCAGCCGCTTACGCGGCGTGGGCGTGTTGTCCGGTGGTGGAATGACCCGTGAGGCGGCATTCGGCAAACTCAATGCGTTGCTCGGTGCCGGGCTCGACACCCGCGAAGTCCGCCGCCTGGTCGAGTTGGACCTGTGCGGCGAGCTGCGCTGA
- a CDS encoding alanine/glycine:cation symporter family protein: MLEVINDFLSGKVLIGLIVGLGGYFTIRSRFVQFRHFFHMFAVFRDSLKSSAGQLSSFQALMLSLAGRVGAGNIAGVGIAVTLGGPGAVFWMWVTALVGMSSSFIECSLGQLYKRTDAEGTYRGGPAYYIQHGLHKRWLGMVMAFLLLVTFGFAFNGLQAHAVTHSLNNAFGFDTTYTGLALVALLGLVFIGGIKRIASIADLLVPVKTLVYIAVTLYVIVLQFDQVPGMLMTIVKSAFGLDQAFGGLLGSAIIMGVKRGVFANEAGLGSAPNVAAVASVEHPVAQGVVQAFSVFLDTFIICTCTALLILLSGFYTPGFEGDGIALTQNSLAAVVGDWGRMFISVALALFVFTSIMYNYYLGESNLRFLLGNNRKMLIGYRTLVLVLIFWGSVENLSTVFAFADITMTLLAFVNLFALAFLFKIAMRILRDYDGQRAAGIKTPVFDSSQFPDLDLDLKAWPANPATTGSVATAAAESNAQTQR; encoded by the coding sequence ATGCTTGAAGTCATCAACGACTTCCTCTCAGGAAAAGTACTGATCGGGCTCATTGTCGGGCTCGGTGGTTACTTCACGATCCGCTCGCGCTTCGTTCAATTTCGTCACTTCTTTCATATGTTCGCGGTATTTCGCGACAGTCTGAAAAGCAGCGCCGGTCAACTCAGCTCATTCCAGGCGCTGATGCTCAGCCTGGCCGGGCGCGTCGGGGCCGGTAACATCGCGGGCGTCGGCATTGCCGTGACGCTCGGTGGACCGGGCGCGGTGTTCTGGATGTGGGTGACTGCCTTGGTGGGCATGTCCTCAAGCTTTATCGAGTGCTCCCTCGGCCAACTCTACAAACGCACTGACGCCGAAGGCACCTACCGGGGTGGCCCGGCCTATTACATCCAGCACGGCTTGCACAAGCGTTGGCTGGGGATGGTGATGGCATTCCTACTGCTGGTGACATTCGGCTTTGCCTTCAACGGTCTACAAGCTCACGCGGTGACGCACTCGCTCAATAATGCCTTCGGCTTCGATACCACCTACACCGGCCTGGCGCTGGTGGCATTGCTGGGCCTGGTGTTCATCGGCGGGATCAAGCGCATCGCCTCGATCGCCGACCTACTGGTGCCGGTCAAGACCCTGGTCTACATCGCCGTGACCCTCTACGTGATCGTGCTGCAATTCGATCAGGTGCCGGGCATGTTGATGACCATCGTCAAGAGCGCCTTCGGCCTCGACCAGGCCTTCGGTGGCCTGCTCGGCAGCGCGATTATCATGGGCGTCAAGCGCGGCGTATTCGCCAACGAAGCGGGCCTGGGCAGCGCGCCCAACGTCGCCGCCGTGGCCTCGGTCGAACACCCGGTCGCCCAAGGCGTGGTCCAGGCGTTCAGCGTGTTCCTCGACACCTTCATCATCTGCACCTGCACCGCGCTGCTGATCCTGCTGTCGGGTTTTTACACCCCCGGTTTCGAAGGCGACGGCATTGCCCTGACCCAGAACTCGCTGGCGGCCGTGGTCGGCGACTGGGGCCGGATGTTCATCTCGGTGGCCCTGGCGTTATTCGTGTTCACCTCGATCATGTACAACTACTACCTCGGCGAGAGTAACCTGCGCTTTTTGCTCGGCAACAACCGCAAGATGCTGATTGGTTACCGCACGCTGGTATTGGTGTTGATTTTCTGGGGCTCGGTCGAAAACCTGAGCACGGTGTTCGCGTTCGCCGACATCACCATGACCCTGCTGGCATTCGTCAACCTGTTCGCCCTGGCGTTCCTGTTCAAGATCGCCATGCGTATCCTGCGTGACTACGACGGCCAGCGCGCCGCGGGGATCAAGACGCCGGTATTCGATTCCAGCCAGTTCCCCGATCTGGACCTGGATCTCAAGGCCTGGCCGGCCAACCCGGCAACCACTGGGTCTGTCGCCACGGCCGCTGCTGAATCGAACGCTCAAACGCAACGCTAA